From Lawsonia intracellularis PHE/MN1-00, the proteins below share one genomic window:
- the rpmG gene encoding 50S ribosomal protein L33, whose amino-acid sequence MRINILLACTECKRRNYATTKNKRTNTARVELKKYCPWDKKHTVHRETK is encoded by the coding sequence ATGCGTATTAATATATTACTTGCTTGTACTGAATGTAAACGCCGTAATTATGCTACAACAAAAAATAAGCGGACCAATACTGCCCGTGTTGAACTGAAAAAATATTGCCCTTGGGATAAAAAACATACAGTTCACCGTGAAACCAAATAA